One part of the Nitrospira sp. genome encodes these proteins:
- a CDS encoding PEP-CTERM sorting domain-containing protein, whose translation MIPSCATIRVFILFLQILTVLTVAPDDLYAIQIAPNPNPDGNTIIISPSVPVENLVPFSNVGTINIQPSASLSNASRFDNIGGISNAGAFSVAATGQYIQELTPGGSLTPAMSNSGTVTNAGTVRIGEGTSFGSFSNRIPPVAQYIQQAGGTTHIEGTFQIGGAHVENAGAITIGTTGTYLQAFNKFAPVLSTTLNTGTFTNAGSALVSAGTFTNQGSVVNSGTVQIAVNGAGTLANDGTMVNAGTFEVGRLGQVTGTGSYAQTTAVSQTIVNGTFVHNLSLQAGTLSGAGTITGTVTNTGGVVQPGTAVQPGVLTLANYVQGPAGRLDLKLGGLLAGSQYDVLKVTGSGVFGGSLSLRLINNFTPGLGYRFDLLTCSLGCTGAHGGSLFSGGVGLPSLSSGLSWSSELTNGGTAFSYTIVASAASAPEPGTLLLVGSGFIGLMARMRRRSRGRGEDHTAQPPSLCP comes from the coding sequence ATGATCCCTTCCTGTGCCACCATCCGTGTCTTCATCTTGTTTCTCCAAATCCTGACGGTACTGACGGTGGCGCCGGATGACCTGTATGCCATTCAGATCGCCCCCAATCCGAATCCAGACGGGAACACGATTATCATCTCGCCATCGGTCCCGGTAGAGAATCTTGTCCCCTTCAGCAATGTGGGCACCATCAACATTCAACCATCCGCGTCTCTGTCCAACGCGAGTCGGTTTGACAACATCGGCGGGATTTCCAATGCCGGCGCGTTCTCCGTGGCAGCCACAGGGCAGTATATTCAAGAACTGACTCCCGGCGGATCGCTCACGCCCGCGATGAGCAATAGCGGCACAGTGACGAATGCGGGTACGGTGCGTATCGGCGAGGGGACGTCGTTCGGCAGCTTTTCCAACCGGATCCCACCTGTCGCGCAGTATATCCAGCAGGCCGGCGGCACTACCCACATTGAAGGTACGTTTCAGATCGGTGGTGCCCATGTGGAGAACGCGGGTGCCATCACAATCGGGACGACTGGGACCTATCTCCAGGCATTTAACAAGTTCGCTCCGGTGTTATCCACGACGCTGAATACCGGCACCTTTACCAATGCGGGCAGCGCGTTGGTCAGTGCAGGGACCTTCACCAATCAGGGTAGCGTGGTCAATTCCGGAACGGTTCAGATCGCGGTGAATGGTGCGGGCACCCTCGCCAATGATGGCACCATGGTCAATGCGGGAACATTCGAGGTTGGAAGGCTGGGGCAGGTGACGGGCACTGGAAGTTATGCCCAAACCACCGCGGTGTCCCAGACCATCGTCAATGGGACGTTTGTGCACAATCTCAGTCTGCAGGCCGGGACGTTGAGCGGGGCCGGGACGATCACCGGAACCGTGACGAATACCGGAGGGGTGGTTCAACCGGGGACTGCCGTCCAGCCTGGGGTGCTGACACTCGCCAACTACGTACAAGGTCCCGCCGGGCGGTTGGATCTGAAGCTCGGCGGATTACTGGCCGGCTCTCAATATGACGTGCTCAAGGTCACCGGGTCCGGTGTCTTCGGCGGGAGTCTGTCCTTGAGGCTCATCAACAACTTTACACCCGGACTGGGTTATCGATTCGACCTGCTGACCTGTTCACTGGGCTGCACCGGTGCACATGGCGGTTCGTTGTTTAGCGGAGGCGTCGGGTTACCGTCACTGTCATCGGGGCTCTCCTGGAGCAGCGAACTCACGAATGGCGGGACGGCGTTTTCCTATACGATCGTCGCGTCCGCCGCGTCAGCGCCGGAGCCGGGGACGCTGTTGCTGGTCGGATCAGGATTCATCGGGTTGATGGCACGGATGCGTCGGCGGAGCCGAGGACGCGGTGAAGACCACACGGCGCAGCCACCGTCTTTGTGTCCGTAG
- a CDS encoding c-type cytochrome has product MRSHRLLHGLMRLLLLSLVLAGSDAAAGDTGAMKSDSTNGHVLFNGKGICHYCHGVDGVIDKKPALKPDTLAAIEKYAVSAPDLRNRAAQKLKDNKARFRAIREGHPGSGMFPDSTLSDQDISDLVAYLATLRQSASAPSKSPY; this is encoded by the coding sequence ATGCGCTCACACCGCTTGCTCCACGGATTGATGCGACTGCTCCTGCTCAGCCTCGTCCTGGCAGGCAGCGACGCCGCTGCCGGCGACACCGGCGCCATGAAGAGTGACAGCACAAACGGTCACGTACTCTTCAACGGCAAGGGCATTTGCCACTACTGTCACGGCGTGGATGGTGTCATCGACAAGAAACCTGCTCTCAAGCCTGACACCCTGGCGGCCATCGAGAAATACGCCGTTTCCGCACCGGATCTGCGCAATCGTGCGGCGCAGAAGCTGAAAGACAACAAGGCTCGTTTTCGGGCGATTCGGGAAGGCCATCCCGGGAGCGGCATGTTCCCGGATTCAACCCTGAGCGATCAGGACATCTCGGATCTCGTGGCCTATCTGGCAACCCTCAGGCAGAGCGCCTCGGCTCCCAGCAAGAGTCCGTACTGA
- a CDS encoding cytochrome c, whose product MKTFSILCALCLVILGSTWAAGQTQRGNPREGQAIYEKHCLRCHGDKLDGNGPDGQYLIVRPANFQSVNSRAKTDWELLITIANGALFSPMHGYRGKLTDQQMLDVLSYIRSVATPDFVS is encoded by the coding sequence ATGAAAACGTTCAGCATTCTCTGTGCCCTCTGTCTTGTGATCTTGGGAAGCACCTGGGCCGCCGGACAAACTCAGCGCGGCAACCCCCGCGAAGGCCAGGCCATTTACGAGAAACACTGCCTGCGCTGTCACGGGGACAAATTGGACGGCAACGGGCCGGACGGCCAGTATCTGATTGTACGCCCGGCGAATTTTCAATCGGTGAACTCGCGCGCCAAGACCGATTGGGAATTGTTGATCACCATTGCGAACGGCGCGCTGTTCAGTCCCATGCACGGGTATCGCGGAAAACTGACGGATCAACAAATGCTGGACGTATTGTCCTACATCCGATCCGTCGCGACGCCGGATTTCGTGAGTTAG
- a CDS encoding cytochrome c3 family protein, with amino-acid sequence MPVVALATLVLVMWVGWGTVRSPAAFWAPGDLSRYHVDHGGCTQCHEPFRGPSPARCTGCHTEGYFERQATATVAGWHRGLVVQQQACTGCHTEHRGILAQITEQTRRNPHGELIFRATGSTSCTACHEFGPRIAAEPTLRDEPIVRQLYQQGRGAHRPGRIANCLACHGGGPSRE; translated from the coding sequence ATGCCGGTTGTGGCGTTGGCGACGCTGGTGTTGGTGATGTGGGTTGGGTGGGGAACTGTGCGGAGTCCCGCCGCGTTCTGGGCTCCCGGCGATCTCAGTCGCTACCACGTCGATCACGGAGGATGCACGCAATGCCATGAGCCGTTTCGGGGGCCGAGTCCCGCCCGCTGTACGGGCTGCCATACCGAAGGCTATTTTGAGCGGCAGGCCACAGCGACCGTGGCAGGCTGGCACCGGGGGCTCGTCGTGCAACAGCAGGCTTGTACTGGGTGCCATACGGAACACCGGGGAATCCTGGCTCAGATTACGGAGCAGACGCGCCGCAATCCTCACGGGGAATTGATCTTTCGCGCGACCGGAAGCACGTCCTGCACGGCCTGCCATGAATTCGGCCCCAGGATTGCTGCTGAACCGACACTGCGAGACGAGCCGATCGTCCGGCAGTTGTATCAACAGGGGCGGGGGGCGCATCGTCCTGGCCGGATCGCGAACTGTCTCGCCTGTCATGGCGGTGGGCCGTCACGGGAGTGA
- a CDS encoding phosphoribosyltransferase has protein sequence MFTNREEAGELLAQELGAYRNDAAAILLALPRGGVVVAYQISLALHLPLDILITRKIGAPGNPEYALGAVGETGAVYWNREALAGLSLTDRDLAAAVQAQQKEVARRVALYRQGRSFPSLKDRTVILVDDGLATGATFFASVATARQAHPRRVIGAVPVGPRTTVEQARALVDQLVVLRTPDPFYAVGNFYRDFEQVEDREVLQYLNLAEEAFVTKS, from the coding sequence ATGTTCACAAACCGTGAAGAGGCCGGCGAACTGCTCGCACAGGAATTAGGCGCATACCGGAACGATGCTGCGGCTATCCTTCTGGCACTGCCGCGCGGAGGGGTCGTGGTGGCCTATCAGATCAGCTTGGCGCTGCATCTCCCCCTCGATATATTGATCACCCGCAAGATCGGCGCGCCGGGGAACCCAGAATATGCGCTCGGTGCGGTCGGCGAGACAGGAGCGGTCTACTGGAACCGCGAGGCGCTTGCCGGCCTGTCACTCACGGATCGGGACCTCGCCGCCGCCGTGCAGGCGCAGCAAAAGGAAGTCGCTCGTCGTGTAGCCCTCTATCGGCAGGGCCGGTCGTTTCCCTCGCTCAAAGATCGGACGGTCATCCTGGTGGATGACGGACTGGCCACCGGCGCCACCTTCTTTGCATCGGTCGCGACCGCGCGCCAAGCCCATCCGCGCCGCGTGATCGGGGCCGTGCCGGTCGGCCCGCGGACCACCGTGGAACAGGCGCGAGCGCTTGTCGATCAGCTGGTGGTCCTCAGGACTCCGGATCCGTTTTATGCTGTCGGGAATTTCTACCGGGATTTCGAACAGGTTGAAGACCGGGAGGTGCTGCAATATCTCAACCTTGCAGAAGAAGCGTTTGTGACGAAGTCATGA
- a CDS encoding universal stress protein, which yields MRVLIALDWSEQAFAAVREASYLYDLQDVILVHGIDLGMFQYPIVAEVSNMQGYDDFRGAMEQAGEQLLDHTTTLLPSKGVSITRICEIAKPASLILDKARDLRPELIVLGARGRGRVGEFVLGSVSHRVALHADCTTLIVKEREGPVTRVTVAIEGHEDGARIKAWLLAHPFKNPVDLTIVSVVRPIPSTDPFSLFPLQDWTGIAVRSAEDLVKQLAASVMNHRYTVGTQVSVGDPTDILTERAKSADLLIIGSHGRKGLERFLLGSISHALLHQVPCPVLLVR from the coding sequence ATGCGCGTTCTGATCGCACTGGACTGGTCGGAGCAGGCATTCGCGGCCGTTCGAGAAGCCTCGTATCTCTATGATCTGCAGGACGTGATCCTCGTGCATGGGATCGACCTGGGGATGTTTCAATATCCGATCGTCGCGGAAGTGAGCAACATGCAGGGCTATGACGACTTCCGCGGCGCCATGGAACAGGCGGGGGAGCAGTTGCTCGATCACACCACCACGCTGCTGCCGTCGAAAGGGGTGTCCATTACCCGCATCTGTGAAATCGCCAAACCGGCCTCATTGATCTTGGACAAAGCCCGGGACCTGCGGCCCGAGCTGATCGTGCTCGGCGCGCGCGGACGCGGGCGGGTCGGCGAATTTGTTCTGGGCAGCGTCTCCCATCGCGTGGCATTACATGCGGATTGCACGACCTTGATCGTGAAAGAGCGGGAAGGGCCTGTCACACGCGTGACCGTGGCGATTGAAGGGCATGAAGACGGTGCGCGCATCAAGGCCTGGCTGCTCGCCCACCCGTTCAAGAATCCGGTAGATCTCACCATCGTGAGCGTGGTGCGGCCCATTCCTTCCACCGATCCCTTCAGCCTGTTTCCCCTTCAAGACTGGACCGGCATTGCCGTCCGGTCGGCTGAGGACTTGGTCAAGCAGCTCGCTGCCTCGGTCATGAATCATCGGTATACGGTCGGGACGCAGGTGAGCGTCGGCGACCCCACGGATATCTTGACGGAACGCGCCAAATCGGCAGATCTGTTGATCATCGGCTCGCACGGGCGAAAAGGACTGGAGCGGTTTCTCCTGGGGAGCATTTCCCATGCGCTGCTCCACCAGGTTCCCTGTCCCGTGTTGCTGGTACGATGA
- a CDS encoding response regulator transcription factor, which translates to MLCADHKPGRCRVLLADEQVIVAAGIRALIERYCDVVGIVEDGRSLLAEAERVRPDVIVMEVLLPLLNGLDAARQLARIVPASRLVFLTVQESTRQVADAFKLGAAAYLLKRSPAPELRQAIEAVQRGAYFLTSLLTKSVMATNQSVQSGAAQAPVSVSSLTPRQREVLQLIAEGRGTKEVARLLNIAVKTVEFHKFRIMDQLNLHSTVALTKCAIAEGLARL; encoded by the coding sequence ATGCTCTGTGCCGATCACAAACCGGGTCGATGTCGAGTCCTGCTTGCTGATGAGCAGGTGATCGTGGCCGCAGGGATTCGGGCACTGATCGAGCGGTACTGCGATGTCGTCGGCATCGTTGAGGATGGTCGGTCGCTGCTGGCAGAGGCAGAGCGGGTCCGGCCTGACGTGATTGTGATGGAGGTGCTACTCCCGTTGCTCAATGGATTGGATGCGGCACGGCAGCTCGCCAGAATAGTCCCGGCGAGTCGCCTGGTGTTCTTGACGGTTCAGGAAAGCACCAGGCAGGTGGCCGATGCGTTTAAGCTCGGGGCGGCAGCCTATCTGCTCAAACGTTCGCCTGCCCCTGAATTGCGTCAAGCCATTGAGGCCGTGCAACGGGGAGCCTACTTCCTGACGTCTCTGCTCACCAAGAGCGTCATGGCGACCAATCAGAGCGTCCAGAGCGGCGCGGCACAGGCCCCTGTGTCCGTGTCTTCTCTCACGCCGCGCCAGCGTGAGGTGCTGCAATTGATCGCTGAGGGGCGAGGGACCAAGGAAGTAGCCAGACTGCTGAACATTGCCGTCAAGACCGTCGAGTTCCATAAGTTTCGCATTATGGACCAACTGAATCTCCATTCCACGGTCGCGCTCACAAAATGTGCCATTGCTGAGGGGCTCGCCCGTCTGTGA
- a CDS encoding GNAT family N-acetyltransferase has product MQRIRPRHMPPLRDDGPDAGHTILSDGTTALLRIAQPGDADELQRFVERLSPAATRHRFFSETAPPAEVIRALCDSSQPQRSLTLLALRRQDDTLSVIASGSYHARAPYEAEIAMAVDDRLHGHGLGTMLLERLALLAIRQGFTKLWAITHADNLAMREVFATSGFPMEEHLEGGDMEVELSLTPTDQSVRQSEWRERVATTASLRPLFHPRSVAVVGASRSPQSIGYRVLDALRSNGFRGSCYAVNPYASTIAGVDTFPSLRALPDPVDLAVIAVPKEAVLSVVDDCAATGVRALVVITAGFAEVGEEGRRLQTHLLDKVRQHGMRMVGPNCFGVLNTDPAVRLNATFTSTFPLAGSIAMSSQSGALGLALLAASRRLQLGISTFVSVGNKADVSVNDLLQYWESDGATSVILLYVESFGNPRRFAQIARRVSRNKPIVALKAGRTSSGKRAAGSHTAALAANDVAVEALFQQTGILRADRLEDMFALAAALAEQPLPKGKRVGIVTNAGGPAILCADACEAAGLEVPELSQATITRLSPFLPPSASLRNPVDLIASASPEQYCQAIETLLTSDDIDALIVLYIAVTSTDVDPIAEGILRGIAAARAAHAVTKPVYTGWMVESDRERRLSLPSETIPTFALPELPARVLGTIAGYVQWRDRPLGMVPDFDDLDLATIRTMCREVLATRGGGWLTAIETRAVLAAMAIRLPPGGVATNAEEAATLAAQVGFPVAVKLASHTLVHKTDLGGVHLNLAGKAEVRRAYEDIAARLSQDRHLDAMEGVLVQPMVKDGVEVMAGMVHDPSFGPLIGFGLGGIHVEILGDVRFRITPLTELDAADLIRSIKGYRLLQGYRGHPPADVDAIQDLLLRLSRLVEDVPEIVELDLNPIFAHAPGEGYSIVDARIRVAQKGD; this is encoded by the coding sequence ATGCAGCGTATTCGCCCACGCCACATGCCGCCCCTCCGAGATGATGGACCAGACGCGGGCCATACGATCCTGAGCGATGGAACGACGGCCCTATTGCGGATCGCGCAACCCGGCGATGCCGATGAGTTGCAGCGATTCGTCGAACGACTCTCTCCGGCCGCCACTCGTCACCGCTTCTTTTCGGAAACCGCCCCGCCCGCCGAGGTGATCCGCGCACTCTGCGATTCGTCGCAGCCACAGCGCAGCCTCACGCTGCTCGCCCTGCGTCGGCAGGATGATACGCTGAGCGTGATTGCCTCCGGCTCGTACCATGCGCGGGCCCCCTATGAGGCAGAGATCGCGATGGCCGTGGACGACCGACTCCATGGGCACGGCCTCGGCACGATGCTCCTCGAACGCCTAGCGCTGCTCGCCATTCGGCAGGGATTCACCAAGCTCTGGGCCATCACCCATGCCGACAACTTGGCGATGCGCGAGGTGTTCGCCACATCCGGCTTCCCCATGGAAGAACATCTTGAAGGCGGCGACATGGAGGTCGAACTGTCGCTGACCCCGACCGATCAGAGCGTGCGGCAATCGGAATGGCGCGAACGAGTCGCGACCACCGCCTCGCTCCGCCCCCTGTTCCATCCCCGCTCCGTCGCCGTGGTCGGCGCCTCGCGCTCCCCGCAGAGTATCGGCTATCGTGTCCTCGACGCGCTCCGGAGTAATGGATTTCGCGGAAGCTGCTATGCCGTCAATCCTTATGCCTCCACGATCGCAGGCGTCGACACCTTTCCTTCACTCCGCGCCCTGCCGGATCCGGTTGATCTCGCCGTCATCGCCGTGCCCAAGGAGGCGGTGCTGTCGGTGGTGGACGATTGCGCGGCGACCGGCGTCCGCGCACTGGTGGTCATCACCGCAGGCTTTGCCGAAGTCGGCGAAGAAGGGCGCCGGCTGCAAACACACCTGCTGGACAAGGTCCGGCAGCATGGCATGCGCATGGTCGGGCCCAACTGCTTCGGTGTCCTGAACACGGACCCGGCGGTGCGGCTCAACGCCACCTTCACCTCCACGTTTCCGCTCGCGGGATCGATTGCGATGTCTTCGCAAAGCGGCGCGTTGGGTCTGGCACTCCTGGCCGCGTCACGACGATTGCAACTCGGCATTTCGACCTTCGTCAGCGTCGGCAACAAGGCCGATGTTTCCGTGAACGACCTGCTGCAATATTGGGAGAGCGATGGCGCCACCAGCGTCATTTTGTTGTATGTGGAATCCTTCGGCAACCCGAGACGGTTTGCGCAGATCGCGCGTCGAGTCAGCCGCAACAAACCGATCGTCGCACTCAAAGCGGGACGAACCTCGTCAGGCAAACGGGCTGCCGGCTCCCACACGGCCGCGCTGGCCGCCAACGATGTCGCCGTCGAGGCGTTGTTTCAACAAACCGGCATCCTGCGCGCCGACCGGCTGGAAGATATGTTCGCGCTTGCAGCCGCGCTCGCGGAACAACCCTTGCCGAAAGGCAAACGGGTCGGCATCGTCACCAACGCGGGCGGGCCTGCCATTCTGTGCGCCGATGCCTGTGAAGCAGCCGGGCTGGAGGTGCCGGAACTGTCCCAGGCTACAATCACGCGGCTCTCGCCCTTCCTGCCTCCCTCAGCATCCCTGCGCAACCCGGTCGACTTGATCGCCTCGGCCAGCCCCGAACAGTACTGTCAGGCCATCGAGACGCTCCTGACCTCCGACGACATCGATGCCTTAATTGTTCTGTACATCGCGGTCACCAGCACGGACGTCGATCCCATAGCCGAGGGTATCCTACGAGGCATTGCCGCCGCCCGGGCGGCCCACGCGGTCACCAAACCGGTCTACACCGGCTGGATGGTGGAATCCGATCGCGAGCGTCGCTTGTCCCTGCCGAGCGAAACGATCCCGACGTTCGCGCTCCCGGAACTTCCCGCCCGCGTCTTGGGCACCATTGCCGGATATGTCCAATGGCGCGATCGTCCACTCGGCATGGTGCCAGACTTTGACGATCTGGACCTGGCGACCATTCGCACCATGTGCCGGGAGGTGCTGGCCACGAGGGGTGGCGGCTGGTTGACAGCCATCGAGACGCGCGCGGTCTTGGCCGCCATGGCGATTCGGTTACCGCCGGGCGGAGTGGCCACCAACGCGGAAGAAGCCGCCACGCTCGCCGCGCAGGTTGGATTTCCAGTCGCCGTGAAATTGGCTTCGCATACCCTCGTGCATAAAACCGACCTCGGCGGCGTACATTTGAATCTTGCTGGGAAAGCCGAGGTTCGCCGTGCCTATGAAGACATCGCCGCACGCCTCTCGCAGGATCGGCATCTGGACGCGATGGAAGGAGTGCTCGTCCAGCCGATGGTGAAGGATGGCGTGGAAGTGATGGCCGGCATGGTCCACGATCCGTCATTCGGACCGTTGATCGGGTTTGGGCTTGGCGGGATCCACGTCGAAATCCTGGGCGATGTACGATTCCGCATCACACCGTTGACGGAGTTGGATGCCGCCGACCTGATTCGCAGCATCAAAGGCTATCGCCTGCTGCAAGGCTATCGTGGGCACCCGCCGGCCGACGTGGACGCGATTCAGGATCTGCTGCTCCGGCTCTCACGGCTCGTCGAGGACGTGCCGGAGATCGTAGAGCTTGATCTCAACCCCATCTTCGCGCATGCACCAGGGGAAGGCTACAGCATCGTGGATGCAAGGATTCGCGTCGCACAGAAGGGAGACTAG
- a CDS encoding YtxH domain-containing protein: protein MADHDHNCSGLGVSIAFLSGAMLGAMAAILYAPHSGEETRRAIKGYARRTEEDVLEKAKEIRTDIAHTMEEAKRYLKETEATIAAALAAGKEAFKKERADRA, encoded by the coding sequence ATGGCGGATCACGATCACAATTGTTCCGGGCTAGGCGTCTCGATCGCATTTTTGAGTGGGGCCATGCTCGGGGCGATGGCAGCCATCCTGTATGCGCCCCATTCCGGCGAGGAAACGCGCCGGGCGATCAAGGGCTATGCGCGACGGACGGAAGAAGATGTGTTGGAGAAGGCCAAGGAAATCCGGACGGACATTGCGCATACGATGGAAGAGGCCAAGCGATATTTGAAAGAAACGGAAGCCACGATCGCCGCCGCCTTGGCCGCCGGAAAGGAAGCCTTCAAGAAGGAGCGGGCGGACCGAGCCTGA
- a CDS encoding hemerythrin domain-containing protein — protein MSDAKISVTFEQDHDRLDALFTTFQQQKRKDFIKAKEAFVEFKFGLQRHIVWEEDVLFPKWEENSGMAEGGPTQVMRTEHRMIGQCLEAIHEKVQAHNPDSDREEGRLLEILKSHNMKEERILYPSIDQVISEAERTELYQAMKEIPEERYRTCCGSERS, from the coding sequence ATGTCCGATGCGAAGATCAGTGTGACGTTTGAACAGGATCATGATCGACTGGATGCGCTCTTCACCACCTTCCAGCAACAGAAGCGGAAGGATTTCATCAAAGCCAAGGAGGCCTTCGTCGAGTTCAAGTTCGGCCTGCAGCGGCATATCGTGTGGGAGGAAGACGTGTTGTTTCCCAAGTGGGAGGAAAACTCCGGCATGGCGGAGGGGGGACCGACACAGGTCATGCGGACCGAGCATCGCATGATCGGCCAATGCCTGGAGGCAATTCATGAAAAGGTACAGGCGCACAATCCCGACAGCGACCGGGAGGAGGGGCGGTTGTTGGAGATTCTGAAGTCGCACAACATGAAAGAGGAGCGCATTCTCTATCCGTCGATCGATCAGGTGATCAGTGAGGCGGAGAGGACCGAGTTATATCAGGCCATGAAAGAGATTCCGGAAGAACGGTATCGAACTTGTTGTGGGAGTGAACGGTCATGA
- a CDS encoding ATPase, whose product MNKQTEGGHGARHDRFVQEYQHDSYKMPGKLKEPTVCKGCGAVFHKGRWTWDSKPAGANEIVCPACLRVQDNYPKGFVTLKGTYKDQHRDQIMGVIHNTEAVEKREHPLARIMSIREQPEGLVISTTDSHLPRRIGEALKHSHHGALDIQYDKDEEFVRITWTG is encoded by the coding sequence ATGAACAAACAGACTGAAGGCGGCCATGGCGCGCGCCACGATCGATTCGTGCAGGAATATCAGCATGACTCGTACAAGATGCCCGGCAAACTGAAGGAGCCGACAGTCTGCAAAGGCTGCGGAGCCGTCTTTCACAAAGGCCGTTGGACCTGGGACTCGAAACCGGCGGGCGCGAACGAAATCGTCTGTCCGGCCTGCCTGCGTGTTCAGGACAATTACCCGAAGGGATTCGTCACCCTCAAAGGAACCTACAAGGACCAACACCGCGATCAGATCATGGGAGTGATCCACAATACGGAGGCTGTGGAAAAGCGAGAGCATCCCCTGGCCCGGATCATGTCTATCCGAGAACAACCCGAAGGGCTCGTGATCTCGACGACCGACAGCCATCTGCCGCGGCGCATCGGAGAAGCACTCAAGCACTCGCACCACGGCGCCCTGGACATCCAGTACGACAAGGATGAGGAGTTTGTGCGCATCACATGGACCGGCTAG
- a CDS encoding nucleotidyltransferase domain-containing protein → MTRPDSPQTDTRILKVIVGSHAHGLAGPDSDKDFRSVFVLPTAELFRVGFKYQGTRMMKEEDDETAWEIGHFLQLALQGHPLVLETLVAPVATMDDWGAELRQLFPRLWSAQAAYDSFLNYCENQRKKMLEKKDGRPAKYAAAYVRVLFNLCELLERGSFSIRISETPVGEIVRRIKAGQYRPGEVIDLGEYWTEEAARRLRACTQQARPDLADAFLLKLRKAFLR, encoded by the coding sequence ATGACAAGGCCCGACTCTCCTCAGACCGACACTCGCATCCTGAAAGTCATCGTGGGCTCACATGCGCACGGTCTGGCCGGACCGGATAGCGACAAAGACTTCCGCAGCGTGTTCGTCCTGCCCACCGCCGAACTGTTTCGTGTCGGCTTCAAATATCAAGGCACAAGAATGATGAAGGAGGAAGACGACGAGACGGCCTGGGAAATCGGGCACTTCCTCCAACTCGCGTTACAGGGCCATCCGCTCGTGCTGGAAACGCTGGTCGCGCCGGTAGCGACGATGGATGACTGGGGCGCGGAGCTCCGGCAACTCTTTCCTCGTCTCTGGTCCGCACAAGCAGCGTATGATTCGTTTCTCAACTACTGCGAGAATCAACGCAAGAAGATGCTGGAGAAAAAGGACGGCCGGCCCGCCAAATATGCCGCAGCCTATGTGCGAGTGCTGTTCAACCTCTGCGAACTCTTGGAACGTGGGAGCTTCAGCATCAGGATCTCCGAAACTCCGGTTGGGGAAATCGTCCGCCGGATCAAAGCCGGACAGTATCGGCCAGGCGAGGTCATTGATCTGGGAGAATATTGGACTGAGGAAGCCGCACGCCGTCTTCGCGCCTGCACGCAACAGGCGCGCCCTGACCTGGCCGACGCGTTCCTGCTCAAACTGCGGAAAGCCTTTCTGCGCTAG
- a CDS encoding cytochrome c — MSRGQRHSAAGLVFLFVMVTLATGCAEQRPAPPADEVRPVHLPDVRTPIPLGPDAQQEHRAVMLQHLETIQAIVAALAEEDYRLAQGLTETHLGFFMHRHAMARQQPENFPPAYHDLAMAHHAAAEKLAEVMPTKDLKQILPEFNNVLKACVACHLEYRLRHS, encoded by the coding sequence ATGAGTCGAGGGCAGCGACACTCGGCGGCCGGACTGGTCTTCCTGTTCGTGATGGTCACCCTCGCGACCGGGTGCGCTGAACAGCGGCCTGCGCCGCCTGCTGACGAAGTGAGGCCGGTACACCTGCCGGACGTACGCACGCCCATCCCTCTGGGACCTGATGCGCAGCAGGAACATCGCGCCGTCATGCTGCAGCATTTGGAAACGATTCAAGCCATCGTTGCGGCATTGGCCGAAGAAGACTACCGGCTGGCCCAAGGGTTGACCGAAACGCATTTGGGATTTTTTATGCACCGGCATGCGATGGCTCGCCAGCAGCCGGAGAATTTCCCGCCGGCCTATCACGATCTTGCGATGGCGCATCATGCCGCCGCTGAAAAGTTGGCCGAAGTCATGCCCACGAAAGATCTGAAGCAAATTCTGCCTGAGTTCAACAATGTGCTCAAAGCCTGCGTGGCCTGTCACTTAGAATATAGGCTTCGCCATTCATAA